One window of Patescibacteria group bacterium genomic DNA carries:
- a CDS encoding class I tRNA ligase family protein produces the protein MNKELDKQYNPADYEDAINKEWEASGFFNPDNLKLPENAPAYTIVLPPPNITDKLHVGHAVMVAVEDLLIRYKRMNGFRALWLPGTDHAAIATQNVVEKRLFKETGKTRHDLGREAFLAEVNKFAGVTQKTILNQIKKMGASLDWSRLAFTLDEQRGKAVKKMFIDMYNDGVIYRGERVINWCPRCQSTLADDEVEYKEQTAKLYTFKYSKDFPIAISTTRPETKLGDTAVAANPSDERYKKYIGQTFEVDFVGVPLKIKIIADRGVEKDFGTGALGVTPAHSMVDWQMAQKNELPLVKVIDEDAKIHPGFGEYSGLRALEAREKIVERLREAGLLEKEEDITNNLSQCYRCDTSVEPIPSKQWFVDVDKKLDRLGGESLKEVALAVATSGEIKFTPDRFRGQYENWMYNLHDWCVSRQIWYGHRIPAWYKKNSQIPNSKFQIPENEEVYVGENAPEDKTNFVFLHGSYQSVVGKDPLAWLNGKLNRPDNFWHVLPNIDQPDRLKQAEFVLKNAKINEDTVMVTHSRGGTLALKLIEEHDLKIKKLVLISPALKTPVKLGRKNYDNLVIDFAKVKKNVGEIVCFQPGIDHAVPLEDQEELARLLGARVIKVPEAASHFNELENQKILEELQKDIWTQDEDTLDTWFSSGMWTFSTLGWPDTYKDGIKSGDLAKFHPTAVLETGFEILTLWVSRMILMSYYALGEKPFSDVYLHGMILDDKGKKMSKSKGNGIDPLDVIAKYGTDSLRLALLIGSTPGNNSRMSWERIEAQRNFVNKLWNVSRYILSRAEGNFNRKVDVNNLTTADIWISYRINDAVAAITKDIESFSFSQAGEKLIDFVWNDLADWYLEASKFEDGENNKAILLEILRKVLKLAHPFAPFVTEVIWKKFNDSLLMVEPWPMLGTDELEVSNSFDLAKEVIMAIRNARAENKVEPAKKVEAVIYAGSDAKLIRENEILIKSLRTGISDLKILAKGEKIPNAIYATVGGIEIYLLGAVDAAKEKARLEKEIASLEKFAAALQGKLSNQEFIGKAPEKVVAVEKEKLAKAQIELDKLKEQLLALK, from the coding sequence ATGAACAAAGAACTAGACAAACAGTACAATCCGGCCGATTACGAAGACGCAATTAATAAGGAATGGGAAGCTTCCGGTTTTTTTAATCCGGATAATTTGAAGTTGCCCGAAAACGCACCCGCCTACACAATAGTTTTGCCGCCACCGAACATCACCGATAAATTGCATGTCGGCCATGCGGTGATGGTTGCAGTAGAAGATTTGTTGATCCGCTATAAAAGAATGAACGGTTTTCGCGCGCTTTGGCTCCCCGGAACGGATCACGCGGCGATCGCCACGCAAAACGTCGTGGAAAAAAGATTATTCAAAGAAACCGGAAAAACGCGGCACGATTTAGGGCGCGAGGCTTTTTTGGCCGAAGTAAATAAATTTGCTGGAGTGACGCAGAAGACTATTTTGAATCAGATCAAAAAAATGGGCGCTTCTTTGGATTGGTCGCGCTTGGCCTTTACTTTGGATGAACAGCGCGGCAAGGCGGTCAAGAAAATGTTCATCGATATGTATAATGACGGCGTGATCTATCGCGGCGAGCGGGTGATCAATTGGTGTCCGCGCTGCCAATCGACTTTGGCTGATGATGAAGTCGAATATAAAGAGCAGACGGCGAAATTATATACTTTTAAATATTCCAAGGATTTCCCGATCGCGATTTCCACGACCAGGCCGGAAACGAAATTGGGCGATACGGCCGTGGCGGCAAATCCGTCCGATGAGCGCTATAAAAAATATATCGGGCAGACTTTTGAAGTTGATTTTGTCGGTGTGCCTTTAAAAATAAAAATTATCGCCGATCGGGGCGTGGAAAAAGATTTTGGCACGGGCGCTTTGGGCGTGACGCCGGCGCATTCGATGGTTGACTGGCAGATGGCGCAGAAAAACGAATTGCCGCTGGTCAAAGTTATTGATGAGGACGCGAAAATTCATCCGGGTTTTGGCGAATACTCCGGATTGCGCGCCTTGGAAGCCCGGGAAAAGATCGTTGAGCGCTTGCGCGAAGCCGGTTTACTGGAAAAAGAAGAGGATATCACTAATAATTTGTCGCAATGCTATCGCTGCGATACTTCAGTCGAGCCGATTCCGTCGAAGCAATGGTTTGTTGATGTTGATAAAAAATTAGATCGGCTGGGCGGAGAATCTTTAAAAGAAGTTGCCTTGGCCGTGGCAACCAGCGGAGAAATAAAATTTACTCCCGACAGATTCCGGGGCCAGTATGAAAATTGGATGTATAATCTGCATGATTGGTGCGTCTCGCGCCAGATCTGGTACGGCCATAGAATTCCCGCCTGGTATAAAAAAAATTCCCAAATTCCAAATTCCAAATTCCAAATTCCCGAAAATGAAGAAGTTTATGTGGGGGAAAATGCGCCGGAAGATAAAACCAATTTTGTTTTTTTGCATGGTTCATATCAATCGGTAGTTGGTAAGGATCCTTTGGCCTGGTTGAACGGTAAATTAAATCGCCCGGATAATTTTTGGCACGTGCTTCCGAATATCGACCAGCCCGATCGTCTTAAACAAGCTGAGTTTGTTTTAAAGAACGCCAAAATTAACGAGGATACCGTGATGGTGACTCATTCCCGTGGCGGCACGCTCGCGCTGAAACTGATCGAGGAGCATGATTTGAAAATAAAAAAATTAGTTTTAATTTCCCCGGCCTTAAAAACGCCCGTTAAGCTGGGACGAAAGAATTATGATAATCTGGTGATTGATTTTGCCAAGGTGAAAAAAAATGTCGGCGAAATCGTCTGCTTTCAGCCGGGGATTGATCATGCTGTCCCGCTGGAAGATCAGGAAGAGTTGGCTCGGTTGTTGGGCGCGAGAGTGATAAAAGTCCCCGAGGCCGCCTCGCACTTCAATGAATTAGAAAATCAAAAGATTTTGGAAGAACTGCAAAAGGACATTTGGACTCAGGATGAAGATACTCTGGACACTTGGTTTTCGTCAGGGATGTGGACCTTCTCGACTTTAGGCTGGCCGGATACTTATAAAGATGGGATAAAATCAGGCGATCTGGCCAAATTTCATCCAACGGCCGTGCTGGAAACCGGCTTTGAAATTTTGACGCTCTGGGTTTCGCGGATGATTCTGATGTCTTATTACGCTTTGGGCGAAAAGCCGTTTAGCGATGTTTATCTGCACGGGATGATCTTGGACGACAAGGGCAAAAAAATGTCTAAATCTAAAGGTAATGGCATTGATCCGCTGGACGTGATTGCCAAATACGGTACTGATTCTTTGCGTCTGGCCTTATTAATTGGCAGCACGCCGGGAAATAATTCGCGGATGTCCTGGGAGAGGATCGAGGCACAGCGTAATTTTGTGAATAAGCTTTGGAATGTCAGCCGTTATATTTTAAGCCGAGCAGAAGGAAATTTTAATCGAAAAGTCGATGTGAATAATTTAACCACCGCTGATATTTGGATCTCGTATCGGATCAATGACGCGGTTGCCGCCATCACCAAGGATATTGAATCATTTTCTTTTTCCCAAGCCGGTGAAAAATTGATCGATTTTGTCTGGAATGATCTGGCTGATTGGTATCTGGAAGCGAGTAAATTCGAAGACGGTGAAAATAATAAAGCCATCTTGCTGGAGATTTTACGCAAAGTCTTGAAACTCGCGCATCCTTTTGCTCCGTTCGTCACGGAAGTGATCTGGAAAAAATTCAATGATTCTTTATTGATGGTCGAGCCCTGGCCGATGCTTGGCACTGACGAACTCGAAGTCAGCAATAGTTTTGATTTGGCCAAAGAAGTTATCATGGCGATCAGAAACGCGCGCGCCGAAAATAAAGTTGAGCCGGCCAAAAAAGTCGAAGCGGTCATTTATGCCGGATCGGACGCGAAATTGATCAGGGAAAATGAAATTTTGATCAAGAGTCTGCGCACCGGGATCAGTGATCTGAAAATCTTGGCCAAAGGAGAGAAAATCCCCAATGCGATCTATGCCACGGTCGGCGGAATTGAGATTTATCTTTTGGGCGCGGTCGATGCGGCTAAGGAAAAAGCGCGTTTGGAAAAAGAGATTGCCAGTCTGGAAAAATTCGCCGCGGCTCTGCAGGGAAAATTATCCAACCAAGAGTTTATCGGCAAAGCGCCGGAAAAAGTCGTCGCCGTCGAAAAGGAAAAATTGGCCAAAGCACAGATTGAATTAGATAAGCTTAAAGAACAATTATTAGCTTTAAAATAA
- a CDS encoding DHH family phosphoesterase, giving the protein MLSQHQQIFEQIKKAKNILIAFSSNWNGDNIASALAFYLFLKKIGKKAEIISSKSEDGTAMEIKSKAFSFLPGFAEIKRIAREMNKFVISLNLGKAKIKGVKYRLESGAAKFIITPAKGNFTEEDVKIETEGAKYDLIIILDTPDMESLGKIFSENTQFFYSTPIINIDHHSSNEEFGQINLVQINAVATSEIIFSLLSSYEENLIDEDIATCLLTGIISKTKNFKTANVTPDTLAATSSLISKDARREEIVNKLYRSRGIGVLKLWGIILSRLTYAKNGQIIWSAVTNNDFIKTDTSKNDLNDIIDELIANIPEAKVIIIFYEISDAAGNLTTSFLVHSPKNINVLDLTKDYNPKGDEKMVEIETKKQLEEIKEEIIELIDKKINQYSA; this is encoded by the coding sequence ATGCTGAGTCAGCACCAGCAGATTTTCGAACAGATAAAAAAGGCGAAAAACATCTTGATCGCTTTTTCTTCCAATTGGAACGGCGATAATATCGCCAGCGCTTTGGCGTTTTATTTATTCCTGAAAAAAATCGGCAAGAAGGCAGAAATAATTTCCAGCAAATCTGAAGACGGCACGGCCATGGAAATAAAAAGCAAGGCTTTTTCCTTTTTGCCCGGCTTTGCCGAAATTAAAAGAATCGCCCGGGAGATGAATAAATTCGTCATCTCGCTCAATTTGGGCAAAGCGAAAATCAAGGGCGTAAAATACCGCCTCGAATCCGGCGCGGCCAAATTCATCATCACTCCGGCCAAAGGAAATTTCACCGAAGAAGACGTGAAGATCGAAACCGAAGGAGCCAAATATGACCTGATCATCATCTTGGATACGCCGGATATGGAATCTTTGGGAAAAATCTTTTCCGAGAACACCCAATTTTTTTACAGCACGCCGATCATCAATATCGACCATCACTCCTCCAACGAAGAATTCGGCCAGATAAATTTGGTGCAAATCAATGCGGTTGCCACTTCGGAAATTATTTTTTCTTTATTAAGTTCTTATGAAGAAAATTTAATTGATGAAGATATTGCCACCTGCCTTTTGACCGGCATTATTTCCAAAACTAAGAATTTCAAAACCGCCAATGTCACGCCGGATACTTTAGCAGCCACTTCGTCCCTGATTTCCAAAGATGCGCGCCGCGAAGAAATCGTCAATAAATTATATCGTTCCCGCGGCATCGGCGTCCTGAAGCTTTGGGGAATAATCTTGTCCCGCCTGACTTACGCCAAGAACGGCCAAATCATCTGGTCGGCCGTCACTAATAATGATTTCATCAAAACCGACACTTCTAAGAACGATTTGAACGATATAATCGACGAATTAATCGCCAATATTCCCGAAGCTAAAGTAATCATAATTTTTTATGAAATTTCCGATGCGGCAGGAAATTTGACCACCAGTTTCCTGGTCCATTCCCCGAAAAACATCAACGTGCTTGACTTGACCAAAGATTATAACCCGAAAGGCGATGAAAAAATGGTCGAGATCGAAACCAAAAAACAGTTGGAAGAAATCAAGGAAGAAATAATCGAACTAATCGATAAAAAAATAAATCAGTATTCAGCTTAA
- a CDS encoding DKNYY domain-containing protein yields MIPKYAGVGLSGLSYYHLNSLKKSKLVKVGDVYVKNSKTVYCKEAVNCSFFGCDEPAYAVIQGADAKTFQKTDDSAFYYAKDKNHVYYYCNRIKESDPETFKTVNGYYAKDKNNVYYGIEALQGADPTTFTLIKTIGFSSYAKDKNNVYINNVVIQSADPSTFTLFNFGYATDKKQAYYNGNVIPDANPETFEVIKELNYGASKIDYAKDNKNVYTNGSILPGADGNTFRIMEYWYTADKNNVYLHNKIIPEADPSTFEVIKRISDNIVYEKDKNNIYFNDLIIQGADPETFQLIDGDAFNYYTKDKNYVYHNDKIVEWADPASFKVAK; encoded by the coding sequence ATGATACCAAAATATGCAGGCGTTGGATTGAGCGGGTTGTCATATTACCATCTCAACAGCCTCAAGAAATCAAAGCTCGTTAAAGTTGGCGATGTATATGTAAAAAATTCTAAAACCGTTTACTGTAAAGAAGCTGTAAATTGTAGCTTTTTTGGTTGCGATGAACCAGCATATGCAGTTATCCAAGGCGCAGATGCTAAAACTTTCCAAAAAACAGACGATTCAGCTTTTTATTATGCTAAAGATAAAAATCATGTTTATTACTACTGCAACAGGATAAAAGAATCTGATCCGGAAACTTTTAAAACTGTAAACGGTTATTACGCAAAAGATAAAAATAACGTCTACTACGGCATTGAAGCGTTGCAAGGAGCTGATCCAACCACCTTCACTTTAATTAAAACAATTGGATTTTCCAGCTATGCTAAAGACAAAAATAACGTATATATTAATAACGTCGTAATCCAAAGCGCTGATCCCTCAACTTTTACTTTGTTTAATTTTGGTTACGCAACCGATAAAAAACAAGCGTACTACAACGGCAACGTCATTCCGGATGCCAATCCCGAAACTTTTGAAGTAATCAAAGAGCTTAACTATGGTGCTTCAAAAATTGACTACGCCAAAGATAACAAAAATGTTTATACTAACGGTTCGATACTTCCAGGCGCTGATGGCAATACTTTCAGAATTATGGAATATTGGTACACTGCTGACAAAAATAACGTATACCTACATAACAAAATCATTCCTGAAGCCGACCCATCAACCTTTGAAGTTATAAAAAGAATAAGTGATAATATTGTTTACGAAAAAGACAAAAATAATATTTATTTTAATGATTTAATCATTCAAGGTGCCGACCCGGAGACCTTCCAGCTTATCGATGGCGACGCTTTTAATTACTATACAAAGGACAAAAATTACGTATACCATAACGACAAAATTGTGGAGTGGGCAGACCCCGCATCTTTCAAAGTAGCAAAATAA
- a CDS encoding RNHCP domain-containing protein translates to MPRKFQRKIEDFVCENCGAKVKGNGYTNHCPVCLWSKHVDINPGDRAAECGGLMKPIDIELKKGEYVLTQQCAKCKHIRKNKITKKDNIKKVIELSKNKIFTI, encoded by the coding sequence ATGCCTAGAAAATTTCAACGAAAAATCGAGGATTTTGTCTGCGAGAATTGCGGGGCGAAAGTAAAAGGCAACGGCTACACCAACCATTGCCCGGTTTGCCTTTGGAGCAAGCATGTCGACATCAATCCGGGCGACCGGGCAGCCGAATGCGGCGGACTGATGAAGCCGATTGACATCGAGCTTAAAAAAGGAGAATATGTTCTGACACAACAGTGTGCCAAGTGCAAGCACATTCGTAAAAACAAAATAACCAAGAAAGACAATATAAAAAAAGTAATCGAACTTTCGAAAAATAAAATCTTCACCATCTAA
- a CDS encoding Hsp20/alpha crystallin family protein — translation MFKLFKKGSGQDLQNAPEKPHAWQPEDFEEGQLSIDVYETEKNIIIKSTIAGVKPDDLDITIDNDMLTIRGKRHDEAEKEGRDYLYQECYWGSFSRSVILPVEVDAKKIDASLENGVLTITLKKVKKAGKVGVKVKS, via the coding sequence ATGTTCAAGCTATTTAAAAAGGGGTCGGGCCAGGATCTGCAAAACGCGCCCGAAAAACCGCATGCCTGGCAGCCGGAAGATTTCGAGGAAGGGCAATTATCGATCGACGTTTACGAAACGGAAAAAAATATCATTATCAAATCCACCATTGCCGGCGTCAAACCGGACGATCTGGATATCACTATCGATAATGATATGCTAACGATCCGCGGCAAACGCCATGACGAGGCGGAAAAAGAAGGGCGGGATTATCTCTATCAGGAATGCTATTGGGGCTCATTTTCCCGTTCGGTCATCTTGCCGGTTGAAGTGGACGCCAAAAAGATCGACGCCTCGCTGGAAAACGGGGTCTTGACTATCACTTTAAAAAAGGTTAAAAAGGCTGGTAAGGTGGGAGTTAAAGTTAAAAGTTAA
- a CDS encoding VanW family protein, with protein MFSHSQEMTETNKLHRHWPLYSVAVFFILADLVAASYLIFEEYYQNKIYPGVSIGQIRLGGKTAAEAKNILEAKINDINQNGLKFNYGENGATIMPIISSFNGDIALQIITFNTDDIIERALSVGRGQGIYHNTAAQLRAALSGWKIFSFFSSDDELIKKMLVDNFGQFAAPAENAKLFATTTVRSEKKEIVLGVTDEKLGYQFDYDQALLKMKTNLEKLDNSPIELFSAKGYPDINKKELEPFAVDAQKFLDNAALTLVYADKKWPVAKEQFADWLMVGRATGSELVLGLDENKINDYLKQKAAPQIEVPPTDARFEIKDGKVVQFVNSRNGKKIDLDRTCQNLKTDFLAGGKNTVTIAVATVTSAITADQTNNLGITEIIGTGHSNFAGSPKNRVHNIGVGAAFLNGILIAPGTEFSTDSSLGEVTAATGYLPEMTIMGDKTVAQYGGGLCQIGTTVFRAALASGFPITARQAHSYRVVYYEPAGTDATIYQPWPDLRFINDSPNYVLIQTHSSGTDLYFDFWGTKDGRVVEQTAPTIYNIVKPLPTKYTETLSLPPGQKKCTERAHNGADAFFDYKVTYPDGTIAEKRFKSHYVPWREVCLIGVEKLSTSTPAAIPVK; from the coding sequence ATGTTTTCCCATTCTCAAGAAATGACTGAAACAAATAAACTTCACCGGCATTGGCCGCTATACTCGGTGGCTGTTTTTTTTATTTTAGCCGATCTGGTTGCCGCGTCATATCTGATTTTTGAAGAATATTATCAGAACAAAATTTATCCGGGCGTGAGCATCGGCCAAATCCGCTTAGGCGGAAAAACCGCCGCTGAGGCGAAAAATATCCTGGAAGCCAAGATCAACGACATCAATCAAAACGGCTTAAAATTCAATTACGGCGAAAATGGAGCGACGATCATGCCGATAATTTCCTCTTTTAACGGCGATATCGCCCTGCAAATCATCACTTTTAACACTGATGATATAATCGAGCGCGCCTTGAGCGTCGGCCGCGGCCAAGGAATTTACCATAATACCGCGGCACAGCTGCGCGCCGCGCTTAGCGGCTGGAAAATTTTCTCTTTTTTTTCCTCTGACGACGAGCTGATCAAAAAAATGCTGGTCGACAATTTCGGCCAGTTCGCGGCGCCCGCGGAAAACGCCAAGCTCTTCGCCACCACCACGGTCCGATCGGAAAAAAAAGAAATTGTTTTGGGAGTAACCGACGAAAAGCTGGGCTATCAGTTTGATTATGACCAGGCGCTGCTTAAAATGAAAACCAATCTGGAAAAACTGGATAACTCGCCGATCGAATTATTCTCCGCCAAGGGTTATCCGGACATTAACAAAAAAGAGCTTGAGCCGTTTGCGGTTGATGCGCAAAAATTCTTGGATAATGCCGCCTTAACCTTGGTCTATGCTGATAAAAAATGGCCGGTAGCCAAAGAACAATTCGCCGATTGGCTAATGGTCGGCCGCGCCACCGGCAGCGAACTCGTTCTGGGTTTGGACGAAAATAAAATCAATGATTACCTGAAACAAAAGGCGGCGCCGCAAATCGAGGTGCCGCCGACTGACGCGCGCTTCGAGATCAAAGACGGAAAAGTGGTCCAATTCGTCAATAGCCGAAACGGCAAAAAAATCGACTTGGACCGGACTTGCCAAAATTTAAAAACCGATTTCTTGGCTGGAGGAAAAAATACGGTGACGATCGCCGTGGCCACGGTAACGAGCGCGATCACGGCCGACCAAACCAACAATCTGGGCATCACCGAGATCATCGGCACCGGCCATTCCAATTTTGCCGGCTCGCCCAAAAATCGCGTTCATAACATCGGGGTGGGCGCCGCTTTCTTGAACGGAATTCTCATCGCGCCGGGAACGGAATTTTCCACTGACAGTTCCCTGGGCGAAGTCACCGCCGCCACCGGCTATCTGCCGGAAATGACGATCATGGGCGATAAAACCGTGGCGCAATACGGCGGCGGCTTATGCCAGATCGGCACGACCGTTTTCCGCGCCGCGCTGGCTTCCGGCTTCCCCATTACCGCCCGCCAAGCTCATTCTTATCGCGTCGTCTATTACGAGCCGGCCGGCACCGATGCCACGATCTATCAGCCCTGGCCTGATTTGCGCTTTATCAATGACTCGCCGAATTACGTGCTGATCCAAACCCATTCCAGCGGCACTGATCTGTATTTTGATTTTTGGGGGACGAAAGACGGGCGCGTCGTCGAGCAAACCGCCCCGACCATTTATAATATCGTCAAGCCTCTGCCGACCAAATATACCGAAACTTTAAGTCTGCCGCCCGGCCAAAAAAAATGCACCGAACGCGCCCATAACGGCGCCGATGCCTTTTTTGATTACAAAGTCACTTATCCCGACGGCACGATCGCGGAAAAACGCTTCAAATCCCATTACGTTCCCTGGCGCGAAGTCTGCCTGATCGGCGTGGAAAAATTATCCACTTCAACGCCGGCCGCTATTCCGGTAAAATAA
- a CDS encoding acyl carrier protein, whose protein sequence is MEKEQKIKKIIVEKLGVAEDKVTPQASIVDDLGADSLDQVELIMAIEDELQIEIPDEDAEKIQTVKDIFDFVENATK, encoded by the coding sequence TTGGAAAAGGAACAGAAGATCAAAAAAATTATTGTCGAAAAGCTGGGAGTAGCAGAAGACAAAGTAACCCCGCAGGCCAGCATCGTTGATGATTTAGGAGCGGATTCGCTCGACCAAGTCGAATTGATCATGGCCATTGAGGATGAGCTTCAAATCGAGATTCCGGACGAAGACGCGGAAAAAATCCAAACCGTCAAGGATATTTTCGACTTTGTCGAAAATGCCACCAAATAA